The genomic window ATATTGAAAAATTACGTTACCATAAAGTAATCATCATGTGTGATGCCGATGTCGATGGTAGTCACATTTCTACCTTAATATTAACGTTCTTTTTCCGTTTCATGAAAGAGCTAATTGAAGAAGGTCACGTTTACATTGCAGCGCCTCCTTTGTATTTAGTTAAGAAAGGAAACAAAAAAGAATATGCTTGGAATGATGTACAGCGTGATCAAGCAAACGAGAGAATGGGTGGAAGCGCCGCAATTCAGCGTTATAAAGGTCTTGGAGAGATGAACGCGGAGCAATTGTGGGAAACTACAATGGATCCAAACTTCAGAACACTACGTCAGGTAACGATTGATAGTTTAGCAGAAGCAGATAGAGTTTTCTCTATGTTAATGGGTGACGAAGTACCGCCTCGTAGAGAATTTATCGAGAAAAATGCAGTTTACGCAAATATCGACGCATAAAATAAAAAATTAATAATTTCAATTCGTTTAATTGTTTAAATTTACTAGACAATTAAACGAATTGTCTTTTAAGGGATAGACAAATAATTAATAACCGATAAAGTATAAAATATGAAAGTTACCATTGTAGGAGCAGGAAATGTTGGAGCTACATGTGCTGATGTTATTTCTTATAGAGGAATTGCCAGCGAAGTAGTATTGTTGGATATTAAAGAAGGTTTTGCCGAAGGTAAAGCATTGGATATTACACAATGCGCGACAAATACTGGTTTTAATACTAAAGTATCTGGCGTTACCAACGATTATTCTAAAACTGCTGGAAGTGATGTAGTAGTAATTACATCAGGAATTCCAAGAAAACCAGGAATGACAAGAGAAGAATTAATTGGTATAAATGCAGGAATTGTTAAAACAGTTGCTGAAAATGTATTGAAATATTCTCCAGATACAATAATTGTTGTAGTTTCGAATCCGATGGACACTATGACTTATCTGGCTTTAAAAGCGACTGGTCTTCCAAAAAATAGAATTATAGGAATGGGTGGAGCTTTGGATAGTTCTCGTTTTAGAACGTATCTTTCATTGGCTTTAGATAAACCTGCAAATGATATTTCAGCAATGGTAATTGGAGGCCATGGTGATACAACCATGATTCCATTAACGCGTCTGGCTTCATATAACGGAATTCCAGTTTCAGAATTTCTTTCAGAAGAAGTATTACAAAAAGTAGCGGCAGATACTATGGTAGGAGGCGCAACGCTTACTGGTTTATTAGGAACTTCTGCTTGGTACGCACCTGGAGCTTCTGTAGCCTATTTAGTGGACAGTATCTTGAACGATCAAAAGAAAATGATCGCGTGTTCTGTTTTCGTAGAAGGAGAATATGGACAAAGCGATATCTGTATTGGGGTGCCATGTATAATTGGTAAAAATGGTGTAGAAGAAATTTTAGATATTAACTTAAATGATCAGGAAAAAGCATTATTTGCGAAAAGTGCAGATGCAGTTCGTAGTATGAATGATGCCTTAAAAACGATTTTAGTATAATAAAAACGGCAAAAAAGAGAAAAGGCTGCACTTTTGCAGCTTTTTTTTTGAGATTAATCAATAAATAAATTGGTTAATATTTTCGTTAATTATATATTTGCTCGGTTTAAAAAAAAATTGGTAATTCGTGATCTCGTATTTTTGTTTTAAAAAATCATGTCAGGGCTTATTTTATGGGACTTTAAAACAAAAACAAAAATAAAACATAATTAATTTTTAGTAATAATGCAGAATAAAGGACTTATTAAATTTTTCGCAATTCTATTTGCATTGGTGAGTATTTACCAACTATCATTCACTTTTGTGGCAAATGGTGTCAAAAGTGAAGCTAAAGCTTTTGCAGGAGATAATCCTGATAAGGAGCTGAAATATTTAGATTCTATTGGTAAAGAGAAAGTATTAAATCTTGGTTTTACGGATTTCACTTACAATGAAGTGAAAAACAAGCAGCTTAATAAAGGTCTTGACTTAGAAGGAGGAATCAACGTTATTCTTCAGATTTCTATTAAAGATGTTTTAAAAGGTTTAGCTAATAATTCTAAAAATCCAGTTTTTAATAAATCATTAGCTGATGCATCTGCAAATTTAGAAGGTAACAAAACATATTTAAATAAGTTTTTTGAAGCTTTTGAAGCAAATTCAAAAGGAAGCGTAAAATTAGCTTCTCCAGATATTTTCGCTAATAGAAGTCTTCAAGGAGAAGGTGGTGTAGATTTTCAAATGTCTGACGCACAGGTTCAAAAAGTTATCAAAAGAAAAGTAGATGAGTCTGTAGAAAGTGCTTTTAAAGTATTAAGAGAGCGTATCGATAAATTTGGTGTTACACAGCCAAACATCCAAAAATTAGGAGAAACAGGAAGAATCTTAGTAGAGCTTCCAGGTGCTAAAGATGTTGATAGAATTAAAAAATTATTAGGTGGAAAAGCTCAATTAGAGTTTTGGGAAACTTATAAAGTTGAAGAAATCGGGAATTTCTTAGTAGCTGCTAACGAAGCTTTAAAGAAAACTGAAGTTAAAAAAACTGAAACTAAAACTGTTGCTAAAGATTCATTAAATGCTTTATTAACAGATGCTAAAGATTCTACAGATACTAAAAAAGGAAACAATCCTTTATTTGACAAAATTTTAGGTCAAGGCGGTGGACCAGTTTTAGGTTACTTTGCTACAAAAGATACTGCTGTAATCAACAGTTATTTTAAAAGACCAGAAATTAGAGTTTTATTGGCAGCTGACCAGCATTATGCAAAATTTGTTTGGAGTAAACCAACAACTATAAAAGATCAAAAAGCAAAAGATTTAGCAAGTGCAAAAGATATTGAAGTTGTTGAATTATACGCTT from Flavobacterium fluviale includes these protein-coding regions:
- the mdh gene encoding malate dehydrogenase, whose translation is MKVTIVGAGNVGATCADVISYRGIASEVVLLDIKEGFAEGKALDITQCATNTGFNTKVSGVTNDYSKTAGSDVVVITSGIPRKPGMTREELIGINAGIVKTVAENVLKYSPDTIIVVVSNPMDTMTYLALKATGLPKNRIIGMGGALDSSRFRTYLSLALDKPANDISAMVIGGHGDTTMIPLTRLASYNGIPVSEFLSEEVLQKVAADTMVGGATLTGLLGTSAWYAPGASVAYLVDSILNDQKKMIACSVFVEGEYGQSDICIGVPCIIGKNGVEEILDINLNDQEKALFAKSADAVRSMNDALKTILV